CAAATCCGCCTTCATCTGATAATACTTTAATGACACGATAATGCCCTCTTAATAATCTTACTAATGGTGTATTGCAACTTTGACAATACTGGTTTGCATCAGAATTTAAAGGCTCAGGGCAATCGGGATTCAAGCAGCAGACCATACTGGGAATCCATTATCTGTTTGTATATATGTTAGTTGATGACGTATTATTTCGCTATAAAGTTGCTAGAATTTCCCTAGAAACTAATTCATTAATATACACTTATATTAGTGATTATAAATTCATGCTACCGTAATTTTATTGATTGTTGGTATTATTTTAAATACTGTTTATTATTTGTAATGTCTCAATTATATGTTCTCCACATAGAACAAAAGCAGTGCTGAGTAATAACTGTGGCAAAAAAATATTAGTTATTTTTTATCATCATTATTTATTAAATAAAAATATCTATCTACAGGCATAAAAAATCACAGAGAATTATCAAGAGGAGTGAACTATGGCAGAAAAATTTAATCAGCAATCTCCCTTGCGGATGAAATTGAATTTACTTGTTTCTATTAGTAGTAGTTTAGCGATCGCCAGTCATATCCTACCCATCAGCGCTTTAGAAATCCCCACACTTCCTAGACAATTCCAACTTGCTAAAACCCCCGATGAACGCCAACCAGAAGCAGTACAACAAGGTATTGAGCAAATTCCGGCTGCGGAACCACCTGTAACTCCACAACCTAATCAATCTATTGATTCACCGTTACCACCGCGTGTCCCACCTCAAGAAACTAATTCAACTCCGCAACCAGCGCCTGAAAACTCTACACCGAGAGAAACCAACTCACCACAACCAGCACCTGCAAACTCTACACCGAGAGAAACCAACTCACCACAACCAGCGCCTACTAGATCTACTCCTAGACAAGCTACACCGAGAGAAACCAACTCACCACAACCAGCACCTACTAGATCTACTCCTAGACAAACTAATCCCACACCGCAACCATCACAAACTCGTTCTACATCTACAACTCCAGGACGAAGACAAACACCAAACACTAATTCAGGTAGAACCAGAAACCAAAAACCCAGAGGCGTAGCTGCTGCATCCTCTGGAACACCTGCTTATAAAAAAATCAACTTTGTCGATATTGCTTTCGGGATTTTAGATAAAAAAGATTTTCAAGCTCAAGGTAGACCATATCATTTCTACCAATTTGAGGGTAGAGAAAACCAACTGATTCAAATTCGGCTATTGGGTAGTGCAGATCAACGACGTTCTAATAACTTAAG
This window of the Nostoc sp. HK-01 genome carries:
- a CDS encoding peptidase-like protein — its product is MAEKFNQQSPLRMKLNLLVSISSSLAIASHILPISALEIPTLPRQFQLAKTPDERQPEAVQQGIEQIPAAEPPVTPQPNQSIDSPLPPRVPPQETNSTPQPAPENSTPRETNSPQPAPANSTPRETNSPQPAPTRSTPRQATPRETNSPQPAPTRSTPRQTNPTPQPSQTRSTSTTPGRRQTPNTNSGRTRNQKPRGVAAASSGTPAYKKINFVDIAFGILDKKDFQAQGRPYHFYQFEGRENQLIQIRLLGSADQRRSNNLSLRPYMFLLDPNNNVILKRGGGETDRDAFIFARLPVAGTYTIAVTSQNPGDTGRYSLAIRDDRASYILDESGELSQQNLVLKQNGTPYNVTQFQGTKNQLVSIRVDSVNEEFSPYIVLLNSQGQRIAANSDRDGKYSALIDRARLPEDGTYYIVVTSSNPTQRGNYRLTLF